The Candidatus Nitrosopumilus sp. SW genomic sequence TTTGAAGGTCCATCTATTTCATTTGACATCGTTGCAACTGCAGAAGGCTATGCTGAGGGACAGGATTCATTTACTGTTAATGTTGATGCTCCTCAACAAGCATTTGATGCAATTGATTTAGAATTACCTGAATGGATAATCTATATTGTAATTGCAGGAATCCTTATGGTTGGAGCAGTTGTGTTTATGTTCTTAAAAAAATCTAAAACAAACCTCGAAGAAGAATGGGAAGAGGAAGATGAACTCTAGTCTCGTCTTTTCTTATCTCTACAAACTCCGCACAGATAGTTTTTCTTGAAATCTTCTAGTTCTACTTGAAATTCTCGTGTTTTGTAATATGATTCGCCTGTTTGTAGCCCTCCAGGCACTTTTTTATCGCAATTTGTACAGATGATATCTACCTCAAACTTCACCTTCCTCTCATTTTCAAGCACTCTGCCGATAATCATGAATGGCTTTAGTTGATTTTTTTAATAAATAGTGACCTAGAGTCCAATCTCATGAATATTATAATGAAAAGTTGGTATCTTTTTTGATGCTCTCTGTATGGTTTAGAGTGATTAGAATTCGTTTCCTTTTGGCATCTGTAATTGCAGTCTCTGTTGGACTGGCTTTGAATTGGTGGCAAAATTCAACTATTGAACCATTTGAAGCTGTCTTGACTTTTGCAGGAGTTATGGCATTACATGCTAGTGTAGATTTACTAAATGATTTTTGGGATTTTAAACGTGGAATAGACACTAAAACTCCAAAAACAAAAATGAGTGGGGGGACAGGTGTTCTTCCAGAAGGACTACTCAAACCCTCTAGTGTTTATCGTGCAGGAATTACTTTTTTGATAATAGGTTCTGCAATTGGGGCGTACTTTGTAATTACTGATGGAATTATCATTGCAATTATTTTGGGATTTGCAATAATGTCTATCTATTTTTATTCCACAAAAATTGTTGATTCTGGATTAGGCGAATTTTTTGTTGCAGTAAAAGGTTCTATGATTATTCTTGGAACTTTTTTCATTCAATCTGGACAAATAACTCTGGACTCGATTCTTGCAGGTATTGTAGTTGGTTCGCTATCTGCACTAGTCTTATTCATTGCATCGTTTCCAGATCATGATGCAGATAAATCAAAAGGAAGAAAGACCTTGGTCATTGCAGTTGGAAAACAAAAAGCAACAAAACTGTTTTGGATATTTCCCCTTGTTTCTTACTGTGCAATTATTATTGGTGTTTCTTTGAACTTATTTCCTTTGATTTCATTAATCACTCTTCTTAGTATTCCTTTGATGATAAAATCTGGATTTGGTTTAAAGAAAACTTTTGATTCAGTTGAAAAACTGGTTCCTTTCATGTCCTCTACTTTGATGTTTAGTCGAATTACTGGTGCATTATTTGTATTGAGTTTTTTAGTTGATTTTACAGTCTAAACATAAATTTAGTAAAAATTTAGAGAAAACATGATTTCTGGATTTGCAACTCCTGAAGGAACAAAAAAATTTGCTGAAAATTCAGGCGTAAATAAAGCCAATTTTAAGGAATTTCAAAATCTCACTTTATCAAATGTTGGAATTGGAACCTATTTGGGTGATCCTGACGCTAAAACTGATGAATTAGTGACTAATGCTGTAAAACAATCTGTTCTATCTGGAATCAATGTTCTTGATACTGCAATAAACTACCGCTCTCAAAAAGCAGAGCGTTCTGTTGGAAAGGCAATTTCTGAACTAATTCAAGAAAATAAAATTTCTCGTGATCAAATATTTGTCTCTACAAAAAACGGATATGTTACAAATGATGCTGATGTCCAACTTGGATTTTGGGAATATGTCAAAGAAGAATATACTCAAAAAGGTGTTGTCAAAGAAGGCGATATCACATCTGGCTATCATTGTATGACTACTGCATATCTTTCAGATCAACTAGATCGAAGTTTGAAGAATCTTGATTTGGAATGTGTTGACTTGATGTATCTTCACAACGCAGTTGAAGGACAAATTAAAGACGTTTCAAAGGAACAATTTTTGAAAAATTTAC encodes the following:
- a CDS encoding prenyltransferase → MLSVWFRVIRIRFLLASVIAVSVGLALNWWQNSTIEPFEAVLTFAGVMALHASVDLLNDFWDFKRGIDTKTPKTKMSGGTGVLPEGLLKPSSVYRAGITFLIIGSAIGAYFVITDGIIIAIILGFAIMSIYFYSTKIVDSGLGEFFVAVKGSMIILGTFFIQSGQITLDSILAGIVVGSLSALVLFIASFPDHDADKSKGRKTLVIAVGKQKATKLFWIFPLVSYCAIIIGVSLNLFPLISLITLLSIPLMIKSGFGLKKTFDSVEKLVPFMSSTLMFSRITGALFVLSFLVDFTV
- a CDS encoding aldo/keto reductase, producing the protein MISGFATPEGTKKFAENSGVNKANFKEFQNLTLSNVGIGTYLGDPDAKTDELVTNAVKQSVLSGINVLDTAINYRSQKAERSVGKAISELIQENKISRDQIFVSTKNGYVTNDADVQLGFWEYVKEEYTQKGVVKEGDITSGYHCMTTAYLSDQLDRSLKNLDLECVDLMYLHNAVEGQIKDVSKEQFLKNLQSVFELYEQKRNEGKIKFYGMATWECFRVAPENPQYLSLEDTLNMAKKVGGDNHGFRFIQLPFNLYYDQALLGKTQTIQNNPVSVLESATRLGVGVFTSVPLMQGRLLQPGVMPEFSDLKPSMRALQFIRSSPGVIAPLVGQKSAEHVSENLEVMKIPPYSEDEFLGLVKKLTS